The Chryseobacterium oranimense genome contains the following window.
AGAAACTCATCAAGATTATCCAGGAATTTTTTCTGATAGGAACGCCAACTGTACTTAAATTTAGGCTTAAGAGGGAAAATGGTCATGATAAATAGTTCTCTTTAACGTTATTCAATTAACATCTATTTTTTCAATGCTAAAATATATTTGTCAATATACAGCTGCTTTTCTTTTGTTTTATACTGCTGGATATATCTGGGATGTTCAAGTACAGTCATTCTCTCAAATAGCTGAGCTTCTTCATTCAGTTTCGAAATAAATTCTGAATTCTTTTTCCCGAGTACAAAAACTTCGGAGGTATCTACCCCCAGACTGATATGCTTCTTCAGAGAATCTATCATAAAATCCTTTACTGCTTCAAAAAGCTTTTTATCATCATAATAATTGGCGTTCAGCAAGCCTGTCTTTGTTTTTCTTACAATAGCCAGCGGAAAAGGTGAATTGATGTACATATCCTTATAAAACTCTTCTGCTCCACCATATTGAGCGATCATATCATAAACAAAAACCGAAGAAACCTCATGGGTACGGGCCGAATTCATTTGGATGCCGCACACAGCTTCCAGCCTTTTGGTATCGGTAAACGGTAATCCGGTAACTCCTGCTCCATGCCTGCTGGGATTGATTCCGACAATAAATTTCCGCAGGTTCTGATCATTATAATATTTGTGATAAAATTCTTCCATAACCATCATTGTT
Protein-coding sequences here:
- a CDS encoding SMUG2 DNA glycosylase family protein, yielding MKTFADKVIEFNKKLQFSGELPDGFEVMNPYLDNPETMMVMEEFYHKYYNDQNLRKFIVGINPSRHGAGVTGLPFTDTKRLEAVCGIQMNSARTHEVSSVFVYDMIAQYGGAEEFYKDMYINSPFPLAIVRKTKTGLLNANYYDDKKLFEAVKDFMIDSLKKHISLGVDTSEVFVLGKKNSEFISKLNEEAQLFERMTVLEHPRYIQQYKTKEKQLYIDKYILALKK